A single region of the Brachypodium distachyon strain Bd21 chromosome 3, Brachypodium_distachyon_v3.0, whole genome shotgun sequence genome encodes:
- the LOC100839013 gene encoding 60S acidic ribosomal protein P1, translating to MSSSEVACTLAALILHDDNIPITAEKIATVVKASGIKVEAYWPALFAKLLEKRSVDDLILSVGSGGGGAPAAAAAAPAAGGAAAAEEKKEEKKEEAKEESDDDMGFSLFD from the exons ATGTCGTCCAGCGAGGTCGCCTGCACCCTTGCCGCCCTCATCCTCCACGACGACAACATCCCCATCACC GCCGAGAAGATCGCGACCGTGGTCAAGGCTTCCGGCATCAAGGTCGAGGCCTACTGGCCGGCGCTCTTCGCCAAGCTTCTGGAGAAGCGCAGCGTCGACGACCTGATCCTCTCCGTCGGATCTG GTGGAGGCggtgctcctgctgctgccgccgctgccccagctgctggtggtgctgctgccgcagaggagaaaaaggaagagaagaaggaagaggcCAAGGAGGAGTCTGATGATGACATGGGCTTCAGCTTGTTCGACTAA